The Acidobacteriaceae bacterium genome contains the following window.
GTCTGTCCCCCGTCCGAAGGTCGACGGAGATTGGTACCGAGCAGCGCAAAGCTGCTGGGTTCGGGAGTCGCCGCCGGCATGAAACCAGGTTCCGTTGTGCCGCCGTCGTCGATTAGCCCGATCGTTCCAGGTTGGAAATTGGTGGCGTTCGTGTTGATCACCAAGATGTAGCTCATGTCATCGGCGACGAGTGCGCCCGACGACGTTTCTGAGCGTAAGTTTCTAGTTTCAGCACGAATGCGGGGGACAAAAAACGAGACACCCTTTTGGGGTGCCTCGTTCTGCGCTTCGTACGTGGAATAAATGGGCCCGGGACCCGTTGTGGAACAGGCTGGTTTTACTTGCCGAACATGCGGCGACGAGCCACGCCGGCGAATCCGAGCAAACCTGTGCCGAGAAGGGCAAGGCTGCCGGGCTCCGGAGCTGGCGACGCGGTAAGCGTGCCGGAATAGGAGACCGTTCCGCTGGTATCACCACCGCTGACCGGGGTATTGAAAAATACGTTCTGGCTGCTGAAGAACAGACTACCGGGTGTGTTGCTGAAGTAGCCCGAATCGTAATTATCGGAAAGCGTACCGGTCAGCGTGATGTCGAGATAACCGGTGGTCGCGTTGTAGTCATACATCACGGGACTCGTGCCTGCCGTGAAGCTGAGCGTGCTTCCCAGA
Protein-coding sequences here:
- a CDS encoding PEP-CTERM sorting domain-containing protein; the protein is MAKADQLSGTLNFGPSGTGDSQYTLTMSGDILTVTFNSGTRTTGGGNPVIDSYAGETKANTTLGSFSFNTVTGAMISDSTPEFSVKDTTPASDPYLGSTLSFTAGTSPVMYDYNATTGYLDITLTGTLSDNYDSGYFSNTPGSLFFSSQNVFFNTPVSGGDTSGTVSYSGTLTASPAPEPGSLALLGTGLLGFAGVARRRMFGK